The Opitutus sp. ER46 sequence CGCCCGGGTCAAGAAGCCGGCCGAGCGGGTCTTCACGTTTCGGCTCACGGTCGTGGGCTGCCATCCGAAGATCTGGCGGCGGCTTCAGGTGCGCGAATCGATGTGGCTGTCCCGCCTCCACGACAGCATCCAGGTGCTCTTCGACTGGTTCGACTACCAGACCCATGCCTTCAACCTGGACGACCTGCGTTTCGGCAACCCGCTGAAGCGCGACGATCTGACGATCGAGGATGATCGCGACGTGACGCTGGCGGATCTCGATTTGGAGCACCGGGAGCGGTTTTCGTACGGCTACCACTTCGGCGAGGGCTGGCAGGTGGAGGTCAAAGTCGAGAAGACGGACCCGGTGGAGAAGGGCGTGCACTACCCACTGTGCACCGGCGGTGAGCGGGCTGGACCGCCGGAGGATTGCGGCGGGCTGGAGGCGTTTCACGACATGCTGGCCTGCATCAAGGAGCCGCACACCGATCTCGGCCGCGAGTGGATCGAATGGCTGGGCCCGGATTACCAGGCGGAACTCTGCGACTTGGAGAAGATCAACCGCGGCCTGCGGAAGCTGGGAAAGTGAAAGGCGAATGCAGAATGCTTACGCTGCGCTAATGCAGAATTATGAATGGAGAATGTAGAATTCTCCGGCGGGAAAACCGGTGGTGCATTCGGAACATTCCCGTGGCCGGGCGCGCAGTCTGATCGGTCAGATCAGTCGGATCCGTCGGATCGGGTGGTCGTCACCGCGGGCGAAAACGGAGACGCGCGTCAGCGGACGGGCATGGTGAGGTGCGGAGCGAGCAGGTCGATGAACGGCGTGAGAAATTTCGGTTCGGTGCGCGTCTGCGTCCAATGGAGGACGAGCAGGAGAAACACCATGAACAGCACGAGGCCGACGAGGGCGGGGTTGATGCTGCGGAGTAGCCGGTAGAACGACAGCACCATCATCACCACAAAGAAGGCGCAGACGAGGGTGAGAAAGTGGTGCTCGGCGAAGAGCGCCTTGAGCTGGGTCCAGACGGCGTGCAGACCCTGGCGGGCGTTCTCATACTGGACGGGCTGCGCCATCGGCCGAAAGACCCGGTGCCACGGGAAGAGTTCAGTGGGAGAATCTCCCAGGACGTGGCGCAACGCAGGCCCGGTGCGCAATCACCTGGCGCGCAGCTCAATGGGTTGACGACGAGCTGCTGCGATCGGCGGTGGGCGAGCCGCTTGATATCAGTCAAGGCCGCTGGGCCGCGCCCGATGCTACAGTGAGGCGCATGAGTCCCAACCCGTCCGAGGTCACGAATCGCGTGCCGCCGCCACCCGGCTGGCGCGAGCTGGTGTGGCCGCGGGAGCACGGCAGTTGGTCGCTGGCGCTGGAGCCACTGGCGCTCGCCTTGCTGGCCGCGCCGTCCTGGGCCGGGGGCGCGCTGGCGGTCGCGACGGTCGGAGCCTTCTTTGCACGGCGGCCCGTGCGCACGGCGTGGACGGAAACGCGACCCGCCGTGCGGCGGCGCGCGGGGCAGGCGGCGGCAGTCTGCGCGGCGGTGGCGGCGTTGGGCGCAACGGGCGCAGTGGCCCTGGCCACGTCAATGCGAGCCTGGATGTGGCTGTTGCCCTCGATGCTGGCGGGGGCGGCGTTCCTGGGGTTTGACTTGCAGAAGTCCGGTCGCGAAGCGGAGGCGGAGCTGGCCGGGTCGTTTGCGTTCGCGTGGCTGCCGGCGGCGTTCGCGGCGTTCGCCGGCTGGCCGGCGGGACCGGCGGTGACGCTCGGCGTGGTCATGCTGGCGCGCGCGGTGCCGACGGTACTGACGATCCGCGTGGTGCTGCGGGCGCGAAAGGCGCAGGCGGAGCCGGCGCGGGGCCCGGCGTGGCTGGCGCTCGGCGCCGCGCTCCTCGTGGCCGAACTCACGCGCCGCGGACATGCGCCGTTCGCGGCGGCGATCCTGGCGGCGGGGCTCGCGCTGCGCTCGGGCGGGCTGCTGGTTTTCCCGCGACCGCGACTGCGCGCGACCACGCTCGGCATCGCGGAGGCCGTGCTCGGCGGCGTATATGTGGTCGTGCTCGGGCTGTGGTGGCCGACGCCATGACGCGGACCACCAGACCCGTTGACGCGTATCAAGGCGCGGAGCGCGGCGGCGTGACATGGTGTGCGCGTGCCCGCGGCCAGATGGCGGCGGGCGCGGTTTTTCAATCACCGATGGCATCATGAAACGATTCCTCCCTCGACGCGCGTTCACGTTCTTCCTGCTTTTCCCGCTCGTGATGGCTCCGCTGGCTCGGGCGCATTGCGATACGTTGTCCGGCCCGGTGGTGGTCGAAGCCCGCGCGGCGCTCGCGAAGGGTGACGTCACCCCGGTGCTTAAGTGGGTGAAACCCGCGGCGGAGCCGGCGGTGCGGGAGGCGTTTCGCAAGGCGAGCGCGGTGCGCGGACAATCGGCGGCGGTGGCTGAACTCGCCGACACCTATTTCTTCGAGACGCTCGTGCGCCTGCATCGCGAAGGCGAAGGCGAGCCGTTCACCGGGCTGAAGGACGAGACGGCGGAGCCCGGTATCGCCGCCGCGGATGCGGCGCTGGCGGCGGGAAGTGCGGCGCACCTGCACCATGACCTCGTCGCGCGCATCAAGGCCGTGGTCGACGAGCGCTTCGCCGCCGCCCAGGCCGCGCGCGCCCGGGCCGACAGCAGCGTGCAGGCGGGGCGCGAGTACGTCGCCGCCTATGTTGCCTTCATGCACCTGACCGAGCAGCTCTATGCCCTGTCGAATCCGACGGCGGCTCACGCCCACGGCCACGCGCCCTGATCCATGTCCTCCACCCCTCGCAAGGTCCGCACGCTCGACGTCCGCCCGCTGATCGCGCAGGGCGAGGAGCCGCTGGCCAGCATCATGGCGACCGTGCGCGCCGTGGCGCCGGGCGAGTCCTTCGTGCTCATCAGCCCCTTCCTGCCTTCGCCGCTGATCGAGCGCCTCCAGTCCGAAGGCTTCACCGCCCGGCCGGAGCATCGCAGCGACGGCGGGTGGCAGACCCAGTTCACCCGGCCGGCGGCGCCTGACGCGCGCTGAGCCAGGTCCCTTTCCCATGAAAACGTCCGCCCTGCTCTCGAATCAGGAACCTGGCTCGCTGGCGCTGGCCGAAGCCGCGCCCGTGGTGGGCCACGGCATCGTCAGCCGCACGCTGCTGGCCACGCCCGAGCTGCGCTCGGTGGTGTTCACGTTTGCGCCGGAGCAGGCGTTGACCGAGCACACGAGCACCTCGCGCGCGCTGATCCAGATCCTGAGCGGGGAGTGCGAGTTCTCGGTGGCGGGCACGCCGCGGATGATGAAGGCGGGCGATTTGCTGCATCTGCCGCCGAATGTGCCGCACGCGGTGCTGGCAAAGACGGCCCTGACGATGCTCCTCGTGCTTGCACCCGAGCGAAAGCCAGCCTGATGTGTCGGGCGGCGCCGGCAATGGCCGGCCGCTGTTCCCATTGTGCCCACTGATGTTTCCCGCCTCCGCACCACGGCGCTAGCGGCGACGCTGCGCTCGTGTCAGTTGTTCCAAGGTCTGCCCGCCGCCGACGTCGAGGCGGTCGCCAGCTTTGCGCTGCTGCGCAATGTCGCGAAGGACCATTACCTGTTTCGCGAGACCGACCCGGCGGAGGGGTTCTACGTGGTGCAGAAGGGGGCGATCAACGTCCACCGGGTGAGCCCCGCGGGGAAGGAGCAGGTGATCCATGTGTTCCGCCCGGGCGAGTCGCTCGCGGAGGCCGCGCTCGCGACCGAGCATGGTTACCCGGCGA is a genomic window containing:
- a CDS encoding plasmid pRiA4b ORF-3 family protein; protein product: MISLHEGKGARVKKPAERVFTFRLTVVGCHPKIWRRLQVRESMWLSRLHDSIQVLFDWFDYQTHAFNLDDLRFGNPLKRDDLTIEDDRDVTLADLDLEHRERFSYGYHFGEGWQVEVKVEKTDPVEKGVHYPLCTGGERAGPPEDCGGLEAFHDMLACIKEPHTDLGREWIEWLGPDYQAELCDLEKINRGLRKLGK
- a CDS encoding YwiC-like family protein produces the protein MSPNPSEVTNRVPPPPGWRELVWPREHGSWSLALEPLALALLAAPSWAGGALAVATVGAFFARRPVRTAWTETRPAVRRRAGQAAAVCAAVAALGATGAVALATSMRAWMWLLPSMLAGAAFLGFDLQKSGREAEAELAGSFAFAWLPAAFAAFAGWPAGPAVTLGVVMLARAVPTVLTIRVVLRARKAQAEPARGPAWLALGAALLVAELTRRGHAPFAAAILAAGLALRSGGLLVFPRPRLRATTLGIAEAVLGGVYVVVLGLWWPTP
- a CDS encoding DUF6448 family protein — its product is MKRFLPRRAFTFFLLFPLVMAPLARAHCDTLSGPVVVEARAALAKGDVTPVLKWVKPAAEPAVREAFRKASAVRGQSAAVAELADTYFFETLVRLHREGEGEPFTGLKDETAEPGIAAADAALAAGSAAHLHHDLVARIKAVVDERFAAAQAARARADSSVQAGREYVAAYVAFMHLTEQLYALSNPTAAHAHGHAP
- a CDS encoding DUF2249 domain-containing protein; this translates as MSSTPRKVRTLDVRPLIAQGEEPLASIMATVRAVAPGESFVLISPFLPSPLIERLQSEGFTARPEHRSDGGWQTQFTRPAAPDAR
- a CDS encoding cupin domain-containing protein, which encodes MKTSALLSNQEPGSLALAEAAPVVGHGIVSRTLLATPELRSVVFTFAPEQALTEHTSTSRALIQILSGECEFSVAGTPRMMKAGDLLHLPPNVPHAVLAKTALTMLLVLAPERKPA